One window of the Colletotrichum destructivum chromosome 4, complete sequence genome contains the following:
- a CDS encoding Putative FAD-linked oxidase-like, FAD-binding domain, PCMH-type, FAD-binding, type PCMH, subdomain 2, whose product MNEHDAAVRRIAEAVRDHHSRREPFRIFHGATSSTRPPHGQRVVDISALRRVLRVDAAAATAVVEPNVPMDDLVAATVRCGMLPPVVMEFPGITCGGGFAGSAGESSSFRHGYFDETVRSVEMVLANGDVVTASDAENPDLFRGAAGALGTLGIVTKLELRLLPARRFVKVSYHSYSTIPEAIAAIRRETALAHNDYVEGLVFSRTSAAVVTGHLTDDLPDKCRPRTFRRPGDPWFYLHARKRIANGTPTPDYVPLQDYLFRHDRGAFWMGELAFRYFGFVPFNRFTRRAVDGLMDTRTLYKAGLGGGGGSGRMTFRYLVHDLSLPYTTAQDFIDYVADTLEIWPLWLCPLRALASTPSFHPYTTEPGGDGNGNGEGNAVTQPMLNVGVWGPSSKKIDRFVRQNRDLEAKLAELGGRKVLYSHAYYTEKEFWDVYDREWYTALRERYGATSLPTVFDKVTVDVGRERERKSLRDRVAVSWPFAGLIGVWSAIRK is encoded by the coding sequence ATGAACgagcacgacgccgccgtccggcgtatcgccgaggccgtccggGACCACCACTCCCGCCGCGAGCCCTTCCGCATCTTCCACGgcgccaccagcagcacccgGCCCCCCCACGGCcagcgcgtcgtcgacatcagCGCCCTGCGCCGCGTGCtgcgcgtcgacgccgccgccgccaccgccgtcgtcgagcccaACGTGCCCatggacgacctcgtcgccgccaccgtccgcTGCGGCATGCTGCCCCCCGTCGTCATGGAGTTCCCGGGAATcacctgcggcggcggcttcgccGGGTCCGCCGGCGAGAGCAGCTCCTTCCGCCACGGCTACTTCGACGAGACCGTCCGCTCCGTCGAGATGgtcctcgccaacggcgacgtcgtcaccgcctccgacgccgagaacccgGACCTCttccgcggcgccgccggcgccctcggcaccctcggcatcgtcaccaaGCTCGAGCTgcgcctcctccccgccaGGCGCTTCGTTAAAGTCAGCTACCACTCCTACTCCACCATccccgaggccatcgccgccatccgccgCGAGACCGCTCTCGCCCACAACGACtacgtcgagggcctcgtcttctctcgcaccagcgccgccgtcgtcaccggTCACCTGACGGACGACCTCCCGGACAAGTGCCGCCCGCGGACGTTCCGCCGGCCTGGAGACCCCTGGTTCTACCTGCACGCCCGGAAGCgcatcgccaacggcacccCGACCCCGGACTACGTCCCGCTGCAGGACTACCTCTTCCGCCACGACCGCGGCGCCTTCTGGATGGGCGAGCTCGCCTTCCGCTACTTCGGCTTCGTGCCCTTCAACAGGTTcacccgccgcgccgtcgacgggctCATGGACACCCGCACCCTGTacaaggccggcctcggcggcggcggcggcagcggccgcaTGACCTTCCGCtacctcgtccacgacctcTCGCTGCCCTACACCACGGCCCAGGACTTCATCGACTACGTCGCCGACACCCTCGAGATCTGGCCGCTCTGGCTATGTCCCCTGCGCGCCCTCGCCTCGACCCCCAGCTTCCACCCGTACACGACGGAAcctggcggcgacggcaacggcaacggcgagggcAACGCCGTCACGCAACCCATGCTCAACGTCGGCGTCTGGGGCCCCTCGTCCAAGAAGATTGACCGGTTCGTCCGCCAGAACCGCGACCTGGAggccaagctggccgagctgggcGGCCGCAAAGTGCTCTACTCGCACGCCTACTACACCGAGAAGGAGTTCTGGGACGTGTACGACAGGGAATGGTACACGGCGCTGCGGGAGCGCTACGGCGCCACCAGCCTGCCCACCGTCTTCGACAAGGTGacggtcgacgtcggcagGGAGCGGGAGCGCAAGTCCCTCCGGGACAGGGTCGCCGTGTCATGGCCGTTTGCGGGCCTCATCGGGGTGTGGTCTGCGATTCGGAAGTga